The following proteins come from a genomic window of Anopheles ziemanni chromosome 3, idAnoZiCoDA_A2_x.2, whole genome shotgun sequence:
- the LOC131286886 gene encoding basic salivary proline-rich protein 1-like produces the protein MIRKTVLTAFCAVLGLASAARLDNLYGAPAPAASYQGGGGDSNVLNAPRRDGQFGGVSPANQYLPPSAGGQQGGYPSVAPLGQPSGPGPQQGPFGGAYNPQPSGPSYGGSGNALRPSGPAGGFQGNSFQPQTTPIPILRYENVNNGDGSYRFDYATGNGIQHQEEGFLRNLGPEKSEQVVSGGYSYTAPDGQQYSVQYKADANGFQPVGDHLPTPPPLPVELQEAYDLHARLHAEAAARPKNPAYQEPQAPGRQYGAPQPQGGVPQGQYYPQQTNQYQPPQQPQQPQQPQYQQPQPQYHHQQTPQYQPSSPNAIQGYPSAPANQYLPPNKRQQGFNPNTGYTY, from the exons ATGATCCGCAAGACG GTTTTGACGGCGTTCTGCGCCGTGCTAGGATTGGCGAGTGCCGCCCGGTTGGACAACCTCTACGGTGCACCGGCTCCTGCTGCCTCCTACCAGGGAGGTGGCGGTGACTCGAACGTCCTCAACGCACCGAGACGCGATGGCCAATTCGGTGGGGTGTCTCCTGCCAACCAGTACCTTCCACCGTCGGCTGGCGGACAGCAGGGAGGCTACCCATCGGTCGCACCGCTCGGTCAGCCGTCGGGACCCGGACCTCAGCAAGGTCCCTTCGGAGGTGCGTACAATCCGCAACCGTCTGGTCCTTCGTACGGCGGCTCGGGTAACGCCCTGCGTCCAAGTGGTCCTGCCGGTGGCTTCCAGGGCAACAGCTTCCAGCCTCAAACCACTCCCATCCCCATCCTGCGCTACGAGAACGTCAACAACGGCGATGGCAGCTACCGATTCGA CTATGCCACTGGTAACGGCATCCAGCACCAGGAGGAGGGATTCCTTCGCAATCTGGGACCGGAAAAGTCGGAACAGGTAGTGTCCGGGGGCTACTCCTACACCGCCCCCGATGGTCAGCAGTATAGCGTACAGTATAAGGCCGATGCCAACGGTTTCCAGCCTGTCGGTGACCACCTGCCAACGCCCCCACCACTGCCGGTAGAGTTGCAAGA GGCCTACGATCTGCACGCCCGACTGCACGCCGAGGCGGCCGCCCGACCCAAGAATCCCGCCTACCAGGAACCCCAAGCTCCGGGTCGCCAGTATGGAGCTCCTCAACCACAGGGCGGAGTCCCCCAGGGTCAGTACTATCCCCAGCAGACCAACCAGTACCAGCCACCGCAGCAGCCTCAGCAACCTCAGCAGCCACAGTATCAACAGCCGCAGCCCCAGtaccaccaccagcaaacGCCCCAGTACCAGCCGAGCTCCCCGAACGCCATACAAGGTTACCCGTCGGCACCGGCTAACCAATACCTGCCTCCCAACAAGCGACAACAGGGCTTCAACCCGAACACTGGCTACACCTACTAA